One stretch of Mycolicibacterium fallax DNA includes these proteins:
- a CDS encoding CynX/NimT family MFS transporter produces the protein MAAGGALVVTAVVLAALNMRPVVNSVGPVLGDIRTDLGVSAIWAGVLTMLPVLCFSVAGLTAPLLARRWGLGRTIGAALAVLTVGTAVRALGGPTVMLAGTLAACAAIALANVLIPVVIKGSFPTRIGVLTGIYSAALQGGGALGSAATPFLADALGGWRPALASWTVLAALAWLFWLLAAGRIDGIRLAEAARGPGIRGLLRNRMAWTVTVFFGCQSFIAYVVFGWLPEVFIDNGIDQRSAGMLVGLISVLAVPVSLFIVPLAAHRRSQSGWIIAMGLTGIAGMIGLLVAPAAAPVLWSLLVGFGLSAFSMALAVIALRARDAETTASLSGMAQGIGYLFAGLGPLLFGVLHGVTGGWTVPWLMVLAVYSVQLVSGALAGRDRHV, from the coding sequence ATGGCCGCCGGCGGCGCGCTGGTGGTCACCGCGGTGGTGCTGGCCGCGCTGAACATGCGCCCGGTGGTCAACAGCGTCGGGCCGGTGCTCGGCGACATCCGCACGGACCTGGGTGTTTCGGCCATCTGGGCCGGGGTGCTGACCATGCTGCCGGTGCTGTGCTTCTCCGTCGCCGGGCTGACCGCGCCGCTGCTGGCCCGCCGGTGGGGCCTGGGCCGCACCATCGGTGCCGCGCTCGCGGTGCTCACCGTCGGCACCGCGGTCCGGGCGCTCGGCGGGCCGACGGTGATGCTGGCCGGAACCCTGGCGGCCTGCGCCGCCATCGCGCTGGCCAACGTGCTGATCCCGGTGGTGATCAAGGGGTCGTTTCCGACCCGGATCGGCGTGCTGACCGGGATCTACTCGGCGGCGCTGCAGGGGGGCGGCGCCCTCGGGTCGGCGGCGACGCCGTTCCTGGCCGACGCGCTGGGCGGCTGGCGACCGGCGCTGGCGTCCTGGACGGTGCTGGCCGCGCTGGCCTGGCTGTTCTGGCTGCTCGCCGCCGGCCGGATCGACGGCATCCGGCTGGCCGAGGCGGCGCGCGGACCCGGGATCCGGGGGCTGCTGCGCAACCGGATGGCCTGGACGGTGACGGTGTTCTTCGGTTGCCAGTCCTTCATCGCCTACGTGGTCTTCGGTTGGCTGCCCGAGGTCTTCATCGACAACGGGATCGACCAGCGCAGCGCCGGCATGCTGGTCGGGCTGATCTCGGTGCTCGCCGTCCCGGTCAGCCTGTTCATCGTGCCGCTGGCCGCGCACCGGCGCAGTCAGAGCGGCTGGATCATCGCGATGGGCCTGACCGGGATCGCCGGGATGATCGGGCTGCTGGTCGCACCGGCGGCGGCCCCGGTGCTGTGGAGCCTGCTGGTCGGATTCGGGCTGAGCGCGTTCTCGATGGCGCTGGCGGTGATCGCCCTGCGCGCCCGCGACGCCGAAACCACCGCGTCGCTGTCCGGGATGGCGCAGGGCATCGGCTACCTGTTCGCCGGGTTGGGCCCGCTGCTGTTCGGTGTGCTGCACGGCGTCACCGGAGGGTGGACGGTGCCCTGGCTGATGGTGCTGGCGGTGTACTCGGTCCAGTTGGTCAGCGGGGCGCTGGCCGGACGGGACCGGCACGTCTGA
- a CDS encoding dihydrofolate reductase: MTLSLIWAQSVSGVIGRDGDIPWQLPEDMAHFKALTLGQPVLMGRATWESLPPRFRPLPGRRNLVLTRDRAYRAEGAEVLTELPADLDGWVIGGAQVYALALPHAAVCEVTEIDVELAARPDDALAPVLDDAWDRTAGPWLTGAGGLRYRFCTYRR; encoded by the coding sequence ATGACACTGTCGCTGATCTGGGCGCAGTCGGTGTCCGGGGTGATCGGCCGCGACGGCGACATCCCCTGGCAGCTGCCCGAGGACATGGCGCACTTCAAGGCGCTGACCCTGGGGCAACCGGTGCTGATGGGCCGGGCGACCTGGGAGTCGCTGCCACCGCGGTTCCGGCCGCTGCCGGGCCGGCGCAACCTGGTGCTGACCCGCGACCGGGCCTACCGGGCCGAGGGCGCCGAGGTGCTCACCGAACTGCCCGCGGACCTGGACGGCTGGGTGATCGGCGGCGCGCAGGTCTACGCCCTGGCGCTGCCGCATGCGGCGGTGTGCGAGGTCACCGAGATCGACGTCGAGTTGGCCGCCCGCCCCGACGACGCGCTGGCCCCGGTGCTCGACGACGCCTGGGACCGCACGGCCGGCCCCTGGCTGACCGGCGCGGGCGGGCTGCGCTACCGGTTCTGCACCTACCGCAGGTGA
- a CDS encoding dienelactone hydrolase family protein, with amino-acid sequence MPISTDTVPTVDGDCRITLATPEVGGPWPGVVMYPDAGGPRPVFDEMAARLAGLGYAVLVPDIYYREPGWAPFDLGTAFADPDERTRLFAMMAAVTPDRMATDAAAFFDFLQARPDVVGTRFGTTGYCMGGRTSFTVAGLLPDRVAAAMSFHGGGLVTDAADSPHLRARQIRAVVYVGAAENDASFTAEDGATLRAALSDAGVDHTVEFYPAAHGFAVRDMPTVYDEAAAARHWAAMERTFGATLG; translated from the coding sequence ATGCCGATCAGCACCGACACCGTGCCCACCGTCGACGGCGACTGCCGGATCACCCTGGCCACCCCCGAGGTCGGCGGCCCGTGGCCGGGGGTCGTCATGTATCCCGACGCCGGGGGCCCGCGCCCGGTGTTCGACGAGATGGCGGCCCGGCTGGCCGGCCTGGGCTACGCGGTGCTGGTGCCCGACATCTACTACCGCGAGCCCGGCTGGGCACCGTTCGACCTGGGCACCGCGTTCGCCGACCCGGACGAGCGGACCCGGCTGTTCGCCATGATGGCCGCGGTCACCCCGGACCGGATGGCCACCGACGCCGCCGCGTTCTTCGACTTTCTGCAGGCCCGGCCCGACGTCGTCGGGACCCGGTTCGGCACCACCGGGTACTGCATGGGCGGACGGACGTCGTTCACGGTGGCCGGGCTGCTGCCCGACCGGGTCGCCGCGGCGATGTCGTTCCACGGCGGCGGGCTGGTCACCGACGCCGCCGACAGCCCGCACCTGCGGGCCCGGCAGATCCGGGCCGTGGTCTACGTCGGGGCCGCCGAGAACGACGCGTCGTTCACCGCCGAGGACGGCGCCACCCTGCGCGCGGCGCTCAGCGACGCCGGCGTCGACCACACCGTGGAGTTCTATCCCGCCGCGCACGGCTTCGCGGTGCGCGACATGCCCACCGTCTATGACGAGGCGGCCGCGGCGCGGCACTGGGCGGCGATGGAGCGGACGTTCGGGGCGACGCTGGGCTGA
- a CDS encoding HpcH/HpaI aldolase/citrate lyase family protein, translating into MYDQPFTDDSTEAGFRLDPVLARSWLLVNGSHHDRFEAASRSHADVVVLDIEDAVAPKDKNAAREHVLGWLADGHQDWVRINGFGTQWWAGDCEMLAGTGIGGVMLAMVESVDHVTETARMLPGVPIVALVETARGLERITEIAATKGTFRLAFGIGDFRRDTGFGDNPATLAYARSRFTIAARAAHLPSAIDGPTVSSSALKLSEAAAVSAEFGMTGKICLTPDQCAPVNAGLSPSQDEIAWAKEFFAEFTRDGGEIRNGSDLPRIARATKILDLARAYGIEVSEFGYDERGHRPAPSDTYHY; encoded by the coding sequence GTGTACGACCAGCCCTTCACCGACGACTCCACCGAGGCCGGCTTCCGGCTCGACCCGGTTCTGGCCCGCAGCTGGCTGCTGGTCAACGGCTCTCATCACGATCGGTTCGAGGCCGCCTCGCGGTCGCACGCCGACGTGGTGGTGCTCGACATCGAGGACGCCGTCGCGCCCAAGGACAAGAATGCCGCCCGGGAGCACGTGCTGGGCTGGCTGGCCGACGGGCACCAGGACTGGGTGCGGATCAACGGGTTCGGCACCCAGTGGTGGGCCGGGGACTGCGAGATGCTGGCCGGCACCGGCATCGGCGGGGTGATGCTGGCGATGGTCGAATCCGTCGACCACGTCACCGAGACCGCGCGGATGCTGCCCGGGGTGCCGATCGTGGCGCTGGTGGAGACCGCCCGCGGACTGGAGCGCATCACCGAGATCGCGGCCACCAAGGGCACCTTCCGGCTGGCGTTCGGCATCGGCGATTTCCGCCGGGACACCGGTTTCGGCGACAACCCGGCCACCCTGGCCTACGCCCGGTCCCGGTTCACCATCGCCGCCCGCGCCGCGCACCTGCCCTCCGCGATCGACGGCCCCACGGTCAGCTCCAGCGCGCTGAAGCTGTCCGAGGCGGCGGCGGTGTCCGCGGAGTTCGGCATGACCGGCAAGATCTGCCTGACCCCGGACCAGTGCGCACCGGTCAACGCCGGACTGTCGCCGTCCCAGGACGAGATCGCCTGGGCCAAGGAGTTCTTCGCCGAGTTCACCCGTGACGGCGGGGAGATCCGCAACGGGTCGGACCTGCCGCGGATCGCCCGCGCCACCAAGATCCTCGATCTGGCCCGGGCCTACGGCATCGAGGTCAGTGAATTCGGTTACGACGAGCGCGGGCACCGCCCGGCCCCGTCGGACACCTACCACTACTGA
- a CDS encoding SulP family inorganic anion transporter, giving the protein MKQGGQTQSGSTQARPLTARPLLSEVLRHDVPASLVVFLVALPLSLGIAYASEAPLMAGLIAAVIGGVVAGVIGGSPMQVTGPAAGLVVVVAGMIAQFGWAMTCVITACAGVLQVIFGISRIARAALAVAPVVVHAMLAGIGITIALQQIHVLLGGEPRSSAWENLVALPPAVAHIHVLDAAIGALVIVLLVLWPRMPARLRIIPGPMVAIVAGTAVALALTLPIDRIALSGSLFDAIGLPAVPGTTPGGAPWHTQYAAIALGVLTVALIASVESLLSAVGVDKLHAGPRSNFDRELIGQGSANILSGALGGLPVTGVIIRGSANVAAGAITRWSAVLHGLWILLFATLLPNLVELIPQAALAGLLIVVGMQLVKLAHMRLARRTGDFVVYLATMLGVVFLNLLEGVGIGLGISIALLLWRVTRVQMQVRAAQPDGDAPNWTVELDGTLSFLSLPRLSKQLAQIPPRARVTFTLNADYIDHAISEAIADFRRAHEATGGTVMVIESTHAKLHQAHAAPPQRHFMSRALGFAPWRSWLPWEGHDGGSVLDGIGEYNQRAATALHPVIRDTATTKNPDALFLTCTDSRVMPNVITASGPGDLFTVRNVGNLVHPDDDSLSAALDFAVNSLNVSSVVVCGHSACAAIHELLKLPADAPTPVTRWLDHGRESLRCYRGEHPAQIDAAARGFADEDQLGVVNVAVQVARLRSHPLLAGALAAGRIEVIGAYFDVSTAYVYEVDIEGITERRLSGPAH; this is encoded by the coding sequence GTGAAACAGGGAGGTCAGACGCAGTCCGGGTCGACGCAGGCCCGGCCGCTGACGGCCCGGCCGCTGCTGTCCGAGGTGCTGCGCCACGATGTGCCCGCGTCGCTGGTGGTGTTCCTGGTCGCGCTGCCGCTGTCGCTGGGCATCGCCTACGCCTCCGAGGCGCCGCTGATGGCGGGGCTGATCGCCGCGGTGATCGGCGGCGTGGTCGCCGGGGTGATCGGCGGCTCCCCGATGCAGGTCACCGGGCCGGCGGCGGGCCTGGTGGTGGTCGTCGCCGGCATGATCGCCCAGTTCGGCTGGGCGATGACGTGCGTCATCACCGCCTGCGCCGGAGTCCTGCAGGTCATCTTCGGCATCAGCCGGATCGCCCGGGCCGCGCTCGCGGTGGCGCCGGTGGTGGTGCACGCCATGCTGGCCGGGATCGGCATCACCATCGCGCTGCAGCAGATCCACGTCCTGCTCGGCGGGGAACCGCGCAGCTCGGCCTGGGAGAACCTGGTGGCGCTGCCCCCAGCCGTCGCGCACATCCACGTCCTGGATGCCGCGATCGGTGCGCTGGTGATCGTGCTGCTGGTGCTCTGGCCGCGGATGCCGGCCAGACTCCGGATCATTCCGGGGCCGATGGTCGCCATCGTCGCCGGCACCGCGGTGGCGCTGGCGCTGACGCTGCCGATCGATCGGATCGCCCTGTCCGGCAGCCTGTTCGACGCCATCGGCCTGCCCGCGGTGCCCGGCACCACCCCCGGCGGGGCGCCCTGGCACACCCAATACGCCGCCATCGCGCTCGGCGTGCTCACCGTCGCGTTGATCGCCAGCGTGGAGTCGCTGCTGTCGGCGGTCGGGGTGGACAAGCTGCACGCCGGACCGCGCAGCAACTTCGACCGCGAACTGATCGGACAGGGCAGCGCGAACATCCTCTCGGGCGCTCTCGGCGGCCTGCCGGTGACCGGGGTCATCATCCGCGGTTCGGCCAACGTCGCCGCCGGCGCGATCACCCGGTGGTCGGCGGTGCTGCACGGGCTGTGGATCCTGCTGTTCGCCACGCTGCTGCCGAACCTGGTGGAGCTGATCCCCCAGGCCGCGCTGGCCGGCCTGCTGATCGTCGTCGGGATGCAGCTGGTGAAGCTGGCCCACATGCGGTTGGCCCGGCGAACCGGCGACTTCGTGGTGTACCTGGCGACCATGCTCGGCGTGGTGTTCCTGAACCTGCTCGAGGGGGTCGGAATCGGGCTGGGCATTTCCATCGCCCTGCTGCTGTGGCGGGTGACGCGGGTGCAGATGCAGGTTCGGGCGGCTCAGCCCGACGGCGACGCGCCGAACTGGACGGTGGAGCTCGACGGCACGCTGAGCTTCCTGTCGCTGCCCCGGCTGTCCAAGCAGCTCGCCCAGATCCCACCGCGGGCGCGGGTCACCTTCACCCTGAACGCCGACTACATCGACCACGCGATCTCCGAGGCGATCGCCGACTTCCGCCGTGCCCATGAGGCCACCGGCGGCACGGTGATGGTGATCGAGTCCACCCACGCCAAGCTGCACCAGGCGCACGCGGCACCACCGCAGCGCCACTTCATGTCCCGGGCGCTGGGCTTTGCGCCCTGGCGGTCCTGGCTGCCGTGGGAGGGGCACGACGGCGGGTCGGTGCTCGACGGCATCGGCGAGTACAACCAGCGGGCGGCGACGGCGCTGCACCCGGTGATCCGGGACACCGCGACCACCAAGAATCCCGACGCGCTGTTTTTGACCTGCACCGATTCCCGGGTGATGCCCAACGTGATCACCGCCAGCGGGCCCGGTGACCTGTTCACCGTCCGCAATGTCGGCAACCTGGTCCACCCCGACGACGACTCCCTTTCCGCGGCACTGGATTTCGCGGTGAACTCGCTGAATGTGAGTTCGGTTGTGGTGTGCGGGCATTCGGCCTGCGCGGCGATCCACGAACTGCTGAAACTGCCCGCCGACGCACCGACGCCGGTGACCCGTTGGCTCGATCACGGACGCGAGAGCCTGCGCTGCTACCGGGGCGAGCATCCCGCGCAGATCGACGCCGCGGCCCGCGGATTCGCCGACGAGGACCAGCTGGGTGTGGTCAACGTCGCGGTGCAGGTGGCCCGGCTGCGCAGCCATCCGCTGCTGGCCGGCGCGTTGGCGGCCGGGCGCATCGAGGTGATCGGCGCGTATTTCGACGTGTCGACCGCGTACGTGTACGAGGTCGACATCGAGGGCATCACCGAACGCCGGCTGTCCGGGCCGGCGCACTGA
- a CDS encoding thymidylate synthase, producing MSVSAAIATPYEDLLRLVLERGTPKADRTGTGTRSVFGHQLRYDLAAGFPLITTKKVHTKSVLYELLWFLRGDSNVRWLQDRGVTIWNEWAGPDGDLGPVYGVQWRSWPTPSGEHIDQISNALALLRSDPDSRRNIVSAWNVGEIPQMALPPCHAFFQFYVADGKLSCQLYQRSADLFLGVPFNIASYALLTHMMAAQAGLGVGEFIWTGGDCHIYDNHVEQVTEQLSRDPRPYPKLVLAPRDSIFDYTFEDIEIVGYDPHPAIKAPVAV from the coding sequence GTGTCAGTCTCTGCGGCCATCGCGACCCCCTACGAGGATCTGCTGCGGCTGGTGCTGGAGCGGGGCACCCCGAAGGCCGACCGCACCGGGACCGGAACCCGCAGCGTCTTCGGCCACCAGCTGCGCTACGACCTGGCCGCCGGATTCCCGCTGATCACCACCAAGAAGGTGCACACCAAGTCGGTGCTCTACGAGCTGCTGTGGTTCCTGCGCGGGGACTCCAACGTGCGCTGGCTGCAGGACCGCGGCGTCACCATCTGGAACGAGTGGGCCGGGCCCGACGGGGACCTGGGGCCGGTCTATGGCGTGCAGTGGCGCAGCTGGCCGACCCCCTCGGGTGAGCACATCGACCAGATCTCCAACGCGCTGGCGCTGCTGCGGTCGGACCCCGATTCCCGGCGCAACATCGTCTCGGCCTGGAATGTGGGGGAGATCCCGCAGATGGCGCTGCCGCCGTGCCACGCGTTCTTCCAGTTCTACGTCGCCGACGGCAAGCTGTCCTGCCAGCTGTATCAGCGCAGCGCCGACCTGTTCCTCGGGGTGCCGTTCAACATCGCCAGTTACGCGCTGCTGACCCACATGATGGCCGCGCAGGCCGGCCTGGGGGTGGGGGAGTTCATCTGGACCGGCGGGGACTGCCACATCTACGACAACCACGTCGAGCAGGTCACCGAGCAGCTGTCCCGCGATCCGCGCCCCTATCCGAAACTGGTTCTGGCGCCCCGTGATTCGATCTTCGACTACACCTTCGAGGACATCGAGATCGTCGGCTACGACCCGCACCCGGCGATCAAGGCGCCGGTGGCGGTGTGA
- a CDS encoding flavodoxin family protein, translating into MSATLLIVHHTPSPHCQEMFEAVLAGASDPEIEGVQVLRRPALTVSPTEMLAADGYLIGSPVNLGYLSGAVKHAFDLGYYPLLDSSRGRPFGAWLHGNEGAEGAVRALDGITAGLGWAKVTEHVIVSGKPAKADLEACWNLGATVAASLMA; encoded by the coding sequence GTGAGCGCCACCCTGCTGATCGTCCACCACACCCCGTCGCCGCACTGCCAGGAGATGTTCGAGGCGGTGCTGGCCGGGGCGAGTGATCCGGAGATCGAGGGCGTGCAGGTGCTGCGCCGACCGGCGCTGACCGTCTCGCCGACCGAGATGCTGGCCGCCGACGGCTACCTGATCGGGTCCCCGGTAAACCTCGGCTACCTGTCCGGTGCGGTCAAGCACGCGTTCGACCTCGGCTACTACCCGCTGCTGGACTCCTCCCGGGGCCGGCCGTTCGGGGCCTGGCTGCACGGCAACGAGGGCGCCGAGGGCGCGGTGCGGGCGCTCGACGGCATCACCGCCGGGCTGGGCTGGGCCAAGGTCACCGAGCACGTCATCGTGTCCGGCAAGCCGGCGAAGGCCGACCTGGAGGCGTGCTGGAACCTGGGGGCGACGGTCGCGGCGTCGCTGATGGCCTAG
- a CDS encoding winged helix-turn-helix domain-containing protein has product MATLTLAQARRVAVAAQGFHQAPPRGVVTRAHLRRLISRIQLLQLDSVSVAVRAHYAPVYSRLGPYDRTLLDRAAWSDTARAPRLLVEYWAHEAALVSVADWPLLAWRMREYTHGRWGTEIVRRNRALAEDILAAVAELGPSTAGQIEAAVAAQPRGATGPWWGRSDTKWVAEALWSAGTLATATRSGFARHYDLAARVLPAEVLARRVDDDEAIRELTLRAATALGVGTAADIRDYFRLSAAQVRPALAALVGSGDLEPVSIAGSPGYLAAGQPIPRADRGTALLCPFDPLIFFRPRVQRLFGFRYRIEIYTPAAKREFGYYVWPLLLDGELVARVDLKADRATGALQVPGAFLEDGRDPGRVAPALAAELVTMAGWLGPSRVDVGRRGDLAAALRAAL; this is encoded by the coding sequence GTGGCCACGCTCACTCTCGCCCAGGCCCGGCGGGTCGCCGTCGCCGCGCAGGGATTTCACCAGGCGCCGCCCCGGGGCGTGGTCACCCGCGCGCACCTGCGCCGGCTGATCTCCAGAATCCAGCTGCTGCAACTGGATTCGGTGTCAGTGGCGGTCCGGGCGCACTACGCGCCGGTGTACAGCAGGCTGGGCCCCTACGACCGGACACTGCTGGACCGCGCGGCCTGGTCGGACACCGCCCGGGCGCCGCGGCTGCTGGTCGAATACTGGGCGCACGAGGCGGCGCTGGTGTCGGTCGCCGACTGGCCGCTACTGGCGTGGCGGATGCGCGAATACACCCACGGCCGCTGGGGCACCGAGATCGTCCGGCGCAACCGGGCGCTGGCCGAGGACATCCTGGCCGCGGTCGCCGAGCTCGGGCCCAGCACCGCCGGGCAGATCGAGGCCGCGGTCGCCGCCCAGCCGCGCGGCGCGACGGGGCCGTGGTGGGGCCGCAGCGACACCAAATGGGTGGCCGAGGCACTGTGGTCGGCCGGGACGCTGGCCACGGCAACCCGCTCGGGCTTCGCCCGGCACTACGACCTGGCCGCCCGGGTGCTGCCCGCGGAGGTGCTGGCGCGCCGCGTCGACGACGACGAGGCGATTCGCGAGCTGACCCTGCGGGCGGCGACCGCGCTGGGGGTGGGCACCGCCGCCGACATCCGCGACTATTTTCGGCTGTCGGCCGCGCAGGTCCGCCCCGCACTGGCGGCGCTGGTCGGCTCCGGCGATCTGGAACCGGTGAGCATCGCCGGCAGCCCGGGGTATCTGGCTGCCGGGCAACCGATTCCGCGCGCCGACCGCGGCACCGCGCTGCTGTGCCCGTTCGACCCGCTGATCTTCTTCCGGCCCCGGGTGCAGCGACTGTTCGGCTTCCGGTACCGCATCGAGATCTACACCCCGGCCGCCAAACGCGAGTTCGGCTACTACGTGTGGCCACTGCTGCTCGACGGCGAACTCGTCGCGCGAGTGGACCTCAAGGCGGACCGGGCCACCGGCGCGCTGCAGGTTCCCGGGGCCTTCCTGGAGGACGGCCGCGACCCCGGACGGGTGGCCCCGGCGCTGGCCGCCGAACTGGTGACGATGGCCGGGTGGCTGGGGCCGTCGCGGGTCGACGTGGGCCGGCGCGGTGACCTGGCCGCGGCGCTGCGGGCGGCGCTGTAG